Proteins encoded in a region of the Pseudothermotoga elfii DSM 9442 = NBRC 107921 genome:
- a CDS encoding M24 family metallopeptidase: protein MTRIEEVRIKLSRVRNFLDKHGLSAVLLKKQPNFSWITGGGLNMVGIATEIGVASVLITRESCYILANKIESERMKDEELGELNFEIIDYDWFENKELEIVKKIVDGKVGCDVPVSDLNYVENEINKLRYELTESEIERYMYLGEILSRSLESVLLFVKPGDSEASVAGKISEQLWQYRIDPTGFMVAADERARLYRHPIPTLKKIERSVMVSVNARYKGLITTVTRMVYFGKVPADVVTQYRNNVEIECIMIDKTRAGEKMNVPVLAAIEEYKRRGYHEEWKFHHQGGPMGYYARDIRVTPACDEIIRRNQAFCWNPTISGTKSEDGFIVTESGPIMITKPFIFPKLEIGIGNVRFVRPDIFVM from the coding sequence ATGACAAGAATTGAAGAGGTAAGAATAAAACTTTCGAGGGTTAGGAATTTTTTAGACAAACATGGGCTCTCGGCAGTCCTTTTAAAAAAACAACCGAATTTTTCATGGATCACCGGCGGAGGGTTGAATATGGTTGGTATAGCTACGGAAATTGGGGTTGCTTCTGTGTTGATTACCCGAGAGAGCTGCTATATCCTGGCAAATAAGATAGAGTCTGAAAGAATGAAAGATGAAGAGTTAGGGGAGCTCAATTTCGAGATAATCGATTATGACTGGTTTGAAAATAAAGAGCTTGAGATTGTGAAAAAAATTGTTGATGGTAAAGTTGGTTGCGATGTTCCTGTATCTGATCTGAATTACGTTGAAAATGAGATAAACAAATTGAGGTATGAACTGACAGAGTCTGAAATAGAACGTTATATGTATCTTGGAGAGATACTTTCCAGATCGCTTGAAAGCGTTCTACTTTTCGTGAAACCAGGTGATAGTGAAGCGAGTGTAGCAGGAAAAATAAGTGAACAACTCTGGCAGTACAGAATAGATCCTACTGGATTTATGGTTGCGGCAGATGAAAGAGCTCGCTTGTACAGACATCCCATTCCCACATTGAAAAAAATTGAAAGATCTGTAATGGTGTCTGTGAATGCCAGATACAAAGGCTTGATAACCACAGTTACGCGTATGGTTTATTTTGGAAAAGTCCCGGCAGATGTGGTTACACAGTACAGAAATAATGTGGAAATTGAATGCATAATGATTGATAAAACCAGAGCAGGAGAAAAAATGAATGTCCCTGTTCTTGCTGCTATAGAAGAGTATAAAAGACGCGGATATCATGAAGAATGGAAATTTCATCATCAAGGTGGGCCAATGGGATATTACGCACGTGATATAAGAGTGACTCCAGCATGTGACGAAATTATAAGGCGAAATCAAGCCTTTTGCTGGAACCCTACAATAAGCGGCACAAAATCCGAAGACGGTTTTATAGTTACAGAATCTGGACCAATTATGATAACTAAACCATTTATTTTTCCAAAACTCGAAATAGGAATCGGCAATGTCAGATTTGTCAGACCTGATATTTTTGTGATGTAG
- a CDS encoding tripartite tricarboxylate transporter permease produces MLGYWIDGIKTALQPSSVMLMLLGVVGGLIVGALPGVTSSMGIILLLPFTYYLEPKLALLMLVGMYCSSMFGGSISAILLRTPGTPSAAATALDGYPLAQKGKAGKAISAALIGSVCGGLASGLCMIFLAPFLAKIALKFGPAEYFSLAIFGLTIIASVSGRNLVKGIISGLIGLLLSVIGIDNIRGTERLTFGISAFENGFEFLPVLIGVFAVSEIFGRIERKQKIEQTTKTVSGLLLTKDEFKSILIPIMFGIVIGTFIGVIPGTGGTIATFLAYNELRRWSKNKEKFGQGALEGVAVCETTNNAVTGGAMVPALSLGIPGDAVTAVMLGALILIGVRPGPLLFTEHPDIVYTLFAGWFIIQFLMLIVGFASVLVAPNILKVPDEILMPIVMVLCIVGSFSLRNNIYDVMVALAFGVIGYLMRKARFPLPPLVLGLILGPQAEQNLNRALLTSKNDWLIIFKRPISLTLLIFAFASVALSLLNSYRATKREVNR; encoded by the coding sequence ATGCTGGGTTACTGGATAGATGGAATTAAAACTGCTTTACAGCCTTCTTCAGTTATGTTGATGCTACTTGGAGTTGTTGGAGGTTTAATTGTTGGGGCTTTGCCCGGAGTAACTTCTTCAATGGGAATAATCTTACTTTTACCGTTCACCTATTATCTCGAACCAAAATTGGCTCTTTTGATGCTTGTTGGAATGTATTGTTCATCAATGTTTGGAGGGTCGATATCTGCTATTTTGCTTAGAACACCCGGTACACCTTCCGCGGCAGCAACGGCGCTGGACGGATATCCACTTGCCCAAAAAGGCAAAGCAGGAAAAGCTATCAGTGCAGCGTTAATAGGTTCTGTATGTGGAGGTCTTGCAAGTGGTCTTTGCATGATTTTTCTTGCTCCGTTTCTTGCAAAGATTGCCTTGAAATTTGGACCTGCAGAATATTTTTCTCTTGCTATTTTTGGCCTGACTATAATAGCAAGCGTATCAGGTAGAAATCTGGTGAAAGGCATCATTTCTGGTTTGATAGGCTTATTACTATCTGTAATTGGCATCGACAATATAAGAGGAACAGAGCGGCTCACATTTGGCATAAGTGCCTTTGAAAATGGTTTCGAATTTCTTCCAGTACTGATAGGTGTTTTTGCTGTATCGGAGATTTTCGGTCGCATAGAGAGAAAACAAAAAATAGAGCAGACAACAAAAACAGTAAGTGGGCTTTTGCTGACAAAAGATGAGTTCAAATCTATTTTAATTCCTATAATGTTCGGGATTGTGATAGGTACTTTTATCGGCGTGATACCGGGGACTGGGGGAACAATAGCAACTTTCCTTGCATACAATGAGTTAAGAAGGTGGTCCAAAAATAAAGAAAAATTTGGTCAAGGTGCTTTGGAAGGTGTGGCTGTCTGCGAAACCACAAACAACGCTGTTACTGGTGGAGCTATGGTTCCGGCTCTATCGTTAGGAATTCCAGGTGATGCTGTTACAGCTGTAATGCTTGGTGCGTTGATTCTGATAGGCGTTCGTCCTGGGCCGCTTTTGTTTACAGAACATCCAGACATCGTTTATACGCTTTTTGCAGGATGGTTTATTATTCAATTTTTAATGCTGATAGTTGGTTTTGCTTCAGTTCTGGTGGCACCAAATATATTGAAAGTTCCGGATGAGATTCTTATGCCCATAGTTATGGTTTTATGCATCGTTGGATCTTTTTCACTGCGAAATAATATCTATGATGTTATGGTTGCACTTGCTTTTGGTGTCATAGGATATCTGATGAGAAAAGCCAGATTCCCATTACCTCCACTTGTTTTAGGCTTGATTCTCGGACCACAAGCAGAGCAGAACCTAAACAGGGCTCTTTTAACATCAAAAAATGATTGGTTGATTATTTTTAAACGTCCTATTTCTCTTACGCTTCTTATCTTTGCATTTGCGTCTGTTGCCCTGTCTTTACTCAACTCTTACAGGGCTACAAAAAGGGAGGTTAACCGATGA
- a CDS encoding tripartite tricarboxylate transporter substrate binding protein: protein MKFRCLLALVTIMLITLVAFAETFPSRPVQIIVPWSAGGATDVLFRAVASVFPKYANGQPLVINNIPGAGAVTGVMEFLKAKPDGYTLFSLATPIITKIHWSDVKFTVDDFVPVINIVNDPSYILVKADSPYKTLSDLIEAAKNNPETITMGNGGAGGGNHLVAVAFEDFVGIQFIHVPFNGGAPAITALVGGHVDAVMAAAPEGVSNVQSGQLRVLAVLGASRLSVFPDVPTSVELGYDFRLGMWRGVAAPKGTPSEIVETLHDIFYKCINDPEFLSKAKELGSVISYMNSVEFFNFVRRQNQFWENLMKNKKLGEKYGK from the coding sequence ATGAAATTCAGGTGTCTGTTAGCTCTGGTTACCATCATGTTGATAACTCTTGTAGCTTTTGCTGAAACTTTTCCTTCAAGGCCTGTGCAAATTATAGTTCCATGGTCGGCCGGAGGAGCTACTGATGTACTTTTTAGAGCAGTGGCCTCTGTTTTTCCAAAATATGCAAATGGACAACCTCTTGTTATTAACAATATTCCGGGTGCAGGTGCCGTTACAGGGGTGATGGAATTTCTAAAGGCAAAACCTGATGGTTATACACTGTTTTCACTTGCCACTCCTATTATCACAAAAATTCACTGGAGCGATGTTAAATTCACTGTTGATGACTTTGTACCTGTTATAAACATTGTCAATGACCCCAGCTATATTCTGGTTAAAGCAGATTCTCCATACAAAACTTTAAGCGATTTAATTGAGGCAGCAAAGAACAATCCTGAGACAATCACAATGGGGAATGGTGGTGCCGGTGGTGGGAATCACCTTGTAGCAGTTGCATTTGAAGATTTTGTGGGGATCCAGTTTATTCATGTGCCATTTAATGGCGGTGCGCCGGCTATCACAGCATTAGTTGGTGGTCATGTGGATGCTGTAATGGCAGCAGCTCCAGAGGGTGTTAGCAATGTTCAGAGTGGGCAGTTGAGAGTACTGGCTGTTCTCGGTGCATCAAGACTTTCCGTCTTTCCAGATGTTCCAACATCGGTTGAGTTAGGATACGATTTCAGACTTGGAATGTGGCGTGGCGTAGCTGCTCCAAAAGGAACACCATCAGAAATAGTTGAGACTTTACACGATATTTTCTATAAATGTATCAATGATCCTGAATTTCTTTCAAAAGCGAAAGAACTTGGTAGTGTTATATCCTATATGAATTCCGTGGAATTTTTCAATTTTGTGAGACGGCAAAATCAATTCTGGGAAAATCTTATGAAAAACAAGAAACTTGGAGAAAAATATGGAAAGTAA
- a CDS encoding Gfo/Idh/MocA family protein: protein MSKIRVGIVGAGFIAKIHMDAFKENYPYFEVVGVCASKKENAERFARNYDIPVIFNNFEQLCESDQIDVVDICAPTNLHDLITLKACECKKHVICEKPLLGYHGEDKPDVERVGTEISKTEMYRKVMEKVGFLEQKIVSAGIKFMYAENWVYAPAVQKMKKLLRTSSGVVFELRAECSHSGSQASYSREWRTSGGGSLMRLGSHPVAAVLHLKAFEGIVRDGVSIKPVAVTAQTGFLTKMSALEGKDCYVVRGWEDVEDWSIVIIDFEDGSKATVFSTDVSLGGIKNRIELYGSNAMITANITPNNSMIAFAPRENVWKEEYIAEKLETKSGYSFPSFDEFWTRGFPQEMRDFALSIIEDKKPASDYELAKQTVQIIYAAYLSAESGKKVELG from the coding sequence GTGAGCAAAATAAGAGTTGGTATTGTCGGAGCCGGGTTTATAGCAAAGATACATATGGATGCTTTCAAAGAAAATTATCCATATTTCGAGGTAGTTGGTGTCTGCGCTTCAAAAAAGGAAAATGCTGAGAGATTCGCCAGAAATTACGATATTCCTGTTATTTTCAATAATTTCGAGCAATTGTGCGAGAGTGATCAAATTGATGTTGTTGATATATGTGCACCCACAAATCTGCACGATCTGATTACCTTGAAAGCCTGTGAATGCAAAAAGCATGTTATTTGTGAGAAACCGCTGCTTGGTTATCATGGTGAGGATAAACCAGATGTCGAAAGAGTAGGAACAGAGATTTCGAAAACAGAGATGTACAGGAAAGTTATGGAAAAAGTTGGGTTTTTGGAGCAAAAAATCGTCAGTGCAGGAATAAAGTTCATGTATGCAGAAAACTGGGTTTACGCACCTGCTGTTCAGAAAATGAAAAAACTGCTAAGGACTTCTAGCGGGGTTGTCTTTGAATTGAGGGCCGAGTGCAGTCATTCAGGTTCTCAAGCAAGTTATTCAAGAGAATGGAGAACCTCTGGTGGGGGGAGCTTGATGCGGCTCGGCTCTCATCCTGTGGCTGCTGTGTTGCATTTGAAAGCTTTTGAAGGAATCGTGCGTGATGGAGTCTCCATAAAACCAGTTGCTGTAACAGCACAAACTGGATTTCTGACAAAAATGTCAGCCTTAGAAGGTAAGGATTGCTACGTAGTAAGAGGCTGGGAGGATGTCGAAGATTGGTCAATCGTGATAATTGATTTCGAAGATGGCTCAAAAGCAACTGTTTTTTCGACAGATGTTAGCCTTGGGGGAATAAAAAATAGAATCGAACTCTATGGGTCGAATGCAATGATAACTGCAAATATAACACCTAACAACTCAATGATAGCTTTTGCACCCCGGGAAAATGTATGGAAAGAAGAGTACATAGCAGAGAAACTTGAAACCAAATCTGGGTATAGTTTTCCATCTTTTGATGAATTCTGGACGAGAGGATTTCCACAGGAGATGAGAGATTTTGCTTTATCAATAATTGAAGATAAAAAACCTGCCAGCGATTATGAACTTGCAAAACAGACGGTTCAGATCATCTATGCTGCATATTTATCTGCAGAATCCGGCAAAAAAGTTGAACTGGGCTAA
- a CDS encoding tripartite tricarboxylate transporter TctB family protein — MLVTSRKNDFLSGLIVSILGLVFFLGTIGIKPVKLGLSPADFPRLITVSMMILGVVLLIKGLLVKNDETKKKSDTSVFLKLICLVVMLFAYILLMDKIGFLYLTPFLIFSCAYLFGMKNLWLNIVLSIVVTISVYYVFSQVFKIPLPRFSL; from the coding sequence ATGCTTGTGACTTCTCGCAAAAACGATTTTCTTTCTGGTCTGATTGTGTCGATCTTAGGATTAGTTTTTTTCCTTGGCACGATAGGTATTAAACCCGTAAAGCTCGGTTTGAGCCCGGCAGATTTTCCAAGATTGATAACGGTATCTATGATGATTCTTGGGGTTGTATTGTTGATAAAAGGCTTGTTAGTGAAGAATGATGAAACAAAGAAAAAAAGTGACACATCGGTTTTCTTGAAACTTATTTGCTTGGTCGTCATGCTCTTTGCATATATTTTGTTGATGGATAAAATAGGATTTCTCTACCTCACCCCGTTCTTAATCTTTTCATGTGCGTATTTGTTTGGTATGAAAAATTTATGGTTGAATATCGTTTTAAGTATTGTTGTTACTATCTCAGTCTATTATGTTTTTTCTCAGGTTTTCAAAATTCCACTTCCGCGTTTTTCGTTATGA
- a CDS encoding FAD-dependent oxidoreductase yields MADYDVLVIGAGPAGLSAAVSANNFGAKVLVVEREPMPGGILKQCIHDGFGVIEFRERLTGPEYAERYIEKLNKLDIDVLLQSFVLDIKKENDFFYVTIQNNRGISIKKSKAIVLATGCRERTSKQIFIHGDRPAGVFTAGTAQYLVNIMGLLPCKRCVILGSGDIGLIMARRLTLEGAQVLGVYEIQSQPSGLARNISQCLEDFKIPLFLSHTVTRVFGKERLKAVEIMKVDENKKPIPSTARIIECDGLILAVGLIPENELAESLGIEMDEKTRGPVVDQNMMTSVKGVFSCGNALHVHDLVDYVTQTGKIAGRSAALYSKGLLTVNSYSEIEFSNDIAYCVPQRISFPCQEKIRLFFRVKYQKKNAKLLVRSNEVITQKTFEIIRPQQTEFVDFEVSGGKIAIELAGLGGENVEKSTKKIVCIVCPKGCEIEILDENNATFRGYSCPRGLEFAKNDLLNPKRILCTTVATIGHKLLPVKTDRPIPLESFKEVMDCVKKIVVEKPVTRGEIVFENIAKTGANLVATGTSKVIEYV; encoded by the coding sequence ATGGCTGATTACGATGTGCTGGTAATTGGGGCAGGGCCTGCAGGACTATCTGCGGCGGTATCAGCTAATAATTTTGGAGCAAAAGTTCTGGTTGTGGAAAGAGAACCTATGCCTGGGGGAATTTTAAAGCAATGCATTCACGATGGCTTTGGAGTGATTGAATTCAGGGAGAGATTAACAGGTCCAGAATATGCCGAAAGATATATAGAAAAACTGAACAAGCTTGACATAGACGTCTTGCTTCAGAGCTTCGTGCTTGACATCAAAAAAGAGAATGATTTTTTCTATGTAACTATTCAAAATAATAGAGGAATTTCTATCAAAAAAAGCAAAGCAATTGTCCTTGCTACCGGTTGTAGAGAAAGAACATCGAAACAGATTTTTATACACGGCGACAGGCCTGCCGGTGTTTTTACAGCTGGTACTGCTCAATACTTGGTGAACATAATGGGTCTTTTGCCTTGCAAGCGGTGTGTAATACTCGGAAGTGGAGATATAGGCTTGATAATGGCACGGAGATTAACATTAGAAGGGGCGCAGGTGCTGGGGGTTTATGAGATACAATCGCAACCATCTGGACTTGCAAGGAACATATCTCAATGTCTGGAAGATTTCAAGATTCCTCTGTTTCTTTCCCATACAGTGACAAGAGTATTCGGAAAAGAAAGATTAAAAGCTGTTGAAATAATGAAAGTCGATGAAAATAAAAAACCCATTCCTTCTACTGCCCGCATAATAGAATGCGATGGATTAATTCTGGCTGTTGGATTAATACCAGAAAATGAACTTGCAGAGTCACTTGGAATAGAAATGGACGAAAAAACAAGAGGACCAGTTGTTGATCAAAATATGATGACAAGTGTAAAGGGTGTTTTCAGTTGCGGGAATGCTCTGCACGTGCACGACCTTGTAGATTATGTGACGCAAACCGGTAAGATCGCAGGAAGATCGGCAGCGCTGTATTCAAAAGGGTTACTTACAGTTAACAGTTATTCAGAGATAGAATTTTCAAACGATATTGCTTATTGTGTACCTCAGAGAATCAGTTTCCCCTGTCAGGAAAAAATCAGGTTGTTTTTCCGCGTAAAATATCAGAAAAAGAATGCAAAATTGCTTGTTAGATCTAATGAGGTAATTACTCAAAAGACTTTTGAGATAATCAGGCCACAGCAAACTGAATTTGTTGATTTTGAGGTTTCTGGGGGTAAAATTGCTATCGAACTTGCAGGTTTGGGGGGAGAAAATGTGGAGAAATCTACCAAAAAAATAGTGTGTATTGTTTGCCCAAAGGGATGTGAGATTGAAATCCTGGACGAAAATAATGCAACTTTTCGTGGCTACAGTTGCCCGAGAGGTCTTGAATTTGCCAAAAACGACCTTTTGAACCCGAAGCGGATATTGTGTACAACCGTTGCTACAATTGGCCACAAACTGCTTCCGGTAAAAACAGATAGACCTATACCATTGGAATCTTTTAAAGAAGTGATGGACTGTGTGAAAAAAATTGTTGTTGAAAAACCTGTTACAAGAGGAGAGATCGTCTTTGAAAACATAGCCAAAACAGGTGCAAATCTTGTGGCAACGGGTACATCGAAGGTGATAGAGTATGTCTGA
- a CDS encoding TRAP transporter substrate-binding protein, with amino-acid sequence MRKFVLVVLLVSTMAVFGSQVFIKATTPFQKGHILADAMEMFKEKIEALTNGRIAVELQIGIVSEEEANVQCSQGIVDMQFTGGRPVEVFAPEYFFVNAPFIIKDYEHFLRVWNGPLGEKAKAMISEKGNMVCIGTIYRGYRQFTSNKPIQKVEDLIGIKLRLPVVQTWIKVWQSLGVEPVPVPLPELYQALKEGRAEASEGDLTQIYSFKLYEVQSYLTLTNHLCGVGWITMYRPTFEKLSAEDQELIKAIMAEVCNWATEKIKDNENNIIAELQKLGMKVIVLNEDVLQKIREMAEPAIEELFKTTWPVTTWAEVLAQ; translated from the coding sequence ATGAGAAAGTTTGTTTTAGTTGTTTTGCTTGTCTCAACTATGGCAGTTTTTGGTTCACAGGTTTTCATTAAGGCTACCACACCTTTCCAGAAAGGTCATATTCTGGCAGATGCCATGGAAATGTTCAAAGAAAAGATCGAGGCTCTTACTAATGGTCGTATCGCTGTTGAATTGCAGATAGGCATTGTTTCTGAGGAGGAAGCAAATGTTCAGTGTTCGCAAGGAATAGTCGACATGCAATTCACGGGCGGTCGACCAGTGGAAGTATTTGCACCGGAATATTTCTTCGTCAATGCACCTTTTATCATCAAAGATTATGAACATTTTTTAAGGGTCTGGAATGGACCTCTTGGTGAAAAGGCAAAAGCTATGATTTCTGAGAAAGGGAACATGGTTTGCATAGGAACTATTTATCGTGGGTACAGGCAATTTACTTCCAACAAACCCATTCAAAAAGTAGAAGACCTGATAGGCATTAAGCTTAGATTGCCTGTTGTACAAACCTGGATAAAAGTATGGCAATCTCTTGGAGTGGAGCCGGTACCCGTTCCACTTCCGGAACTTTATCAGGCACTAAAAGAAGGTAGAGCAGAGGCATCAGAGGGCGATTTGACCCAGATATATTCTTTTAAACTCTATGAAGTTCAATCTTATTTGACACTGACGAATCATCTCTGTGGAGTTGGTTGGATAACGATGTACAGGCCTACTTTCGAAAAATTATCAGCGGAAGATCAGGAACTAATTAAGGCAATAATGGCTGAAGTTTGTAACTGGGCAACGGAAAAGATAAAAGACAATGAAAATAACATTATTGCTGAACTGCAAAAACTTGGTATGAAAGTAATTGTTCTCAATGAAGATGTCCTCCAGAAAATTAGAGAAATGGCAGAACCTGCGATTGAAGAATTATTCAAGACCACCTGGCCTGTAACGACCTGGGCAGAAGTCCTCGCCCAGTAA
- a CDS encoding NAD(P)/FAD-dependent oxidoreductase: MVKIINLEKTLKRRISKSIEVYEKDGSIVLEGIVDNWEKVVSAGKIASRFAEKGVVNLIECRGLQKDNPSKPDIKDHKLENKKIDVLIIGAGIIGCTIARELSRYKISTLVVEKESDIAMHQSSRNAGMAHPPIAPRPGSKKALYNQRGLKMLPELSKQLDFPFEENGMAILFKHWIYFVAAGLIHSRARKNGIESIQFFSKARLKSIEHRITDDFAWACFFKSAGIVDPFKMTLAFAENAIQNGVEFSFQTFVESMELNQQKIVSVQTNRGRIFPRVVVNAAGLWADYIAELANDRFFTIHPRKGEMAIIDRKKQNLVKLTVSMPHITQAKSVTKGGGLIPTVHGNLLLGPTAKEVPFKEDYSTDEDSLNELIKRHAKLVEGLGLKDVITYFAGTRAATYKEDFIVEKSEKVKNLVHAAGIQSPGLTSAPAIAQDIAKMCIEILSNEIKVLPNTEFIPARKSEPLFKDLPLEEKQKLIKKEPDYGVVVCRCEEVTKAEIIKAVNSPLPATTLDGIKWRTRCGMGRCQGGFCTPYVLQTLQQKIDVLNLTKKGGSSYIVVSKTRSD; encoded by the coding sequence GTGGTTAAGATCATCAACCTTGAAAAAACTCTCAAACGAAGGATTTCAAAAAGCATTGAAGTATATGAAAAAGACGGCTCAATAGTCCTTGAAGGCATTGTTGACAATTGGGAAAAGGTAGTCAGTGCTGGAAAAATTGCATCGCGTTTTGCAGAAAAAGGTGTAGTTAATCTGATAGAATGCAGAGGCCTTCAAAAAGACAATCCATCAAAACCTGATATAAAGGACCACAAACTTGAAAATAAAAAAATCGATGTTTTGATCATCGGAGCTGGAATTATAGGCTGTACAATAGCAAGAGAGCTATCAAGATACAAAATAAGTACACTCGTAGTTGAAAAAGAAAGTGACATAGCGATGCATCAAAGCTCAAGAAATGCAGGTATGGCTCACCCGCCAATTGCTCCCAGACCAGGTTCAAAGAAAGCTCTGTACAATCAACGTGGTTTGAAAATGTTACCTGAACTTTCTAAACAACTTGATTTTCCATTCGAAGAAAATGGCATGGCAATTTTGTTCAAACACTGGATTTACTTTGTTGCCGCCGGGCTCATCCATTCTCGGGCCAGAAAAAACGGGATTGAATCAATTCAATTTTTTTCAAAAGCAAGATTGAAATCGATTGAGCATAGAATAACCGACGACTTTGCATGGGCTTGCTTTTTCAAAAGTGCTGGAATTGTCGATCCTTTTAAGATGACCCTTGCTTTTGCTGAAAATGCTATTCAAAATGGCGTGGAATTTTCTTTCCAGACCTTTGTTGAGTCAATGGAACTTAATCAACAAAAAATTGTTTCTGTCCAGACTAATAGAGGAAGAATCTTTCCTCGCGTAGTTGTTAATGCAGCCGGGCTCTGGGCTGATTATATTGCTGAACTTGCTAATGATAGATTTTTCACCATACATCCAAGAAAAGGAGAAATGGCAATAATAGACAGAAAAAAACAAAATCTTGTAAAATTGACTGTTTCTATGCCACACATAACTCAAGCAAAATCAGTTACAAAAGGTGGGGGGTTAATTCCAACTGTTCATGGAAATTTACTACTTGGTCCTACTGCAAAAGAAGTCCCTTTCAAAGAAGATTACAGTACAGATGAAGATAGCCTCAATGAACTGATTAAAAGGCACGCAAAACTTGTTGAAGGTCTTGGTTTAAAAGATGTCATAACATACTTTGCCGGTACAAGGGCAGCAACTTACAAAGAGGATTTCATAGTTGAAAAGTCAGAAAAGGTGAAAAACTTAGTTCATGCTGCTGGAATACAATCCCCGGGCTTAACAAGTGCCCCGGCAATTGCACAGGATATTGCCAAAATGTGTATAGAAATTCTCTCAAATGAGATCAAAGTTCTGCCAAACACCGAATTTATACCTGCCAGAAAGAGTGAACCTTTATTCAAAGATCTGCCACTTGAAGAAAAACAGAAACTCATTAAAAAAGAGCCAGATTATGGCGTTGTTGTATGTAGATGTGAAGAAGTGACAAAAGCAGAGATCATAAAAGCCGTGAATTCACCCTTACCAGCAACCACCCTCGATGGCATAAAATGGAGAACGCGCTGTGGTATGGGAAGGTGTCAAGGAGGTTTTTGCACCCCATATGTTTTACAGACACTTCAGCAAAAGATAGATGTACTGAATCTGACAAAAAAAGGTGGCTCTTCATATATAGTGGTTTCTAAAACAAGGAGTGATTGA